The following is a genomic window from Canis lupus familiaris isolate Mischka breed German Shepherd chromosome 10, alternate assembly UU_Cfam_GSD_1.0, whole genome shotgun sequence.
ATGAGAGAGGAAAGGAGCCctggaagcccgggtggctcagcggtttagtgccgcctccagcccaggacatgatcctggaggcctaggactgaatcccacatcaggctccctgcatggagcctgcttctccctctgcctgtgtctctgcctctctctctctctctctctctctggtctctcatgaatgaataaataatttttatttttttgtaaaatcttaaaaaaaaaaaaaaaaaaggaaaggagccCTGGAGAGTCATTAAAGCTCATTGGAATGCAGAGTGATGGGTTTAACTGCTAACTcagggagggtggggtggagcTGAGAAATTAGCTTTCAACAGTGTCCTAGGTGGCGCTGCTGTCGGTCTCAGGAGCAGAGGGCTTTTGAGAATTGCCACACCCCAGCACTAACTGGAGGACAGGAGATAATAGAGCTCATTTATAAGTGTCCCTGACCGGCTTCAATGGTTTTTTGCCAAGCTTCTTCTGACGTAAGgcatggcttttatttatttttcaatgttgcCAGCAACTATAGCACAAGGAATTTATTGAGGAAATGGGACTGGGGCTGAGCACTAACGTGTGGGCAGGTCTGGACGCTGGAGAGGCGAGAGGCTAGGTGCCCAGAGGGGAAACAAGAGGGCGCAGCTCAAGGACGAAGGCATGGGAGTGGTGGGAGCAGCAAGAAGTTTTTTTCTTGGAAGAGGAACCAAGTGCTGGTGATAAGGAAGATAGTATCTAACCTTTGAGGACTTATCTTACTGGATGCACAGAGTGCtccaaaggtcctgaggcaggaatgagCTTAGCAGAGAACTGCAGGAAGGCCGCGTGGCCGGAGCACAGCGAGGAACTGTGAAGGAGGGCAAGGGCTGAGCATGGTCTGTGGTCTGAGCCTACAGGCTCCACAGGGACCTTTGCTGCCCATCCCATCCCTGCCTTTGGGTTTGGGGAATCCTTAGCTGCAGGGGCCTGGGAAAAGGCATAGCTCAGTGTCCGGGCCTTAGGCACTGTCCCTCAGGGCACCCCAGGGAAAGGTTTCTGTCAAATGGAGGAGTGGGCCACCGTCTCTGAGGGGAGAGGGTCCCACTGGCACTGGATGTGTCAGGGTGGCTGTCTCACTTCCTCTCAAGTCTCCgtgtcctcctcctgccctcacccCGCATGTCCCAGACCCAGGATGATTGTGCAAAGCATGAACTGTTGGGGGTGGACAAGGAAGCAGCTTTTGCAGttgtagatttttatttcctatcttggataaaaaacaaaaaacaaaaaaacaaacaaaaaaccccctaTAACTCTGTAAGGTCACAACACTGAGGTGAGGCACAGAGCAGAATCACAGATGGCAGTGCATGTGGGGGCCCTTGGCAGTGGCTGCGGGCTCCCCActctcctccagctcctcacCAGGTAGGATTGTGTGAAAAATTAATGTGATTTTAAGAAAGCCTCCACATTCGTATTGACCTGCAACAAACCACCTTAGTACCCCACCTAAGCTTTAAGATGAATGTCCTGGGCTCCCCTATAATCCTGTCTGTAAGGAATTCTGGGGCCACACAGACTAGAAGTGTGCACGTTGGAGTCCTTCTGCCTGGGTCCGAATCCACCTGGTAGCTGGGCCAGTCACTCAACCACTCCAGGCCTTAGCTCCCTCGGATAACGAGGTGCTTCTTACAAAGAAGGACTTGGGGGTCACCTGCTGGAATCCTgttttgagtcccacattgtgaTTACCTAAAACCTTTAGTTTTGAATAGAACTTGGTTTTCCTAACATTAACATGTATAGCTGagtgggtgctttttttttttttcttaaagattctatttactcatgagagacacatagagcagcagaaacacaggcagagggagaagcaggctccatgcagggagcccgacatgggactcgatcccaagtctccaggatcactccctggctgaaggcaggtgctaaactgctgagccactccggcTACCGGGATGCTGTTTTTCTAACCAGTAAATCCCCATATTTGGCTGGTTAACTGTTCAGCTTAAAGGCAGAGTATCTTGTGATATTTTAATACCGATTGGTAGACCCCGGTAAGATGTGGGAGGCTCTTGGCCTTGTGAGGAATCCTACAATCTTAAGGGAAGACGTCCACCCCCTCCAGCACCCCAGAGCAATGTTCCCATCAGGGTCACCGCTGCTTGCATCCCAACAGGGGGCTGGCTCTCCCACTTACTATGCTGGGCATTGGGAAGCAGATCAGGGAAACACAGGCCCACCTTGCAGACAGACCCTCACATGCCTTGTTTTCCAAGCTCTTCGAGGGGCCAAATGGGTGAAGAGCCATAGGTTCCTTCACATACCTACTTTCCCCAGAGGAAATGCCCCACAGGGTTACCCCAGGGACCAGGAGAAAGCACATAAAAAGCTCACACTACCTGGTGCCACACTGGGTGTCCCCATCGCCATTCCAATGAACGTCAAGACTGGCTCTTCCTGGAGAGCTAGCCCTGCACACCAATTGCAGCAAGGATTCCTCTGGTCAGATTGCCAGCCTTTGAGCCCAGCACTGGCTAAGAATTTCTGCATCTCTTTAAAACTCCTTTAACAGTCCATTCCAAGAAAAACCCAAAGACCTTTTCTTTGCAGTTCCAGGATTGAGTTTACAGAACTTGAGTTCAAAGTGGAATTTAACCTTGTATGCCCAGGTGGGGCCTTACCTGGGTACTCAAGACTAGTCAGTGTTATGGCTTATGAGGCCACAGCCTCACCCCCAGAGTCTCCTGTGGAGGCCCTGAGCCCAACAGGATTGAGCCAACTCCACTTGACTTGGTCACCATCACCAGGGTAGAGATTAAGACAAGAAACCAGGTACACACGAGCTCAAGTACTTTCactacaaaataatttattacaacACAGCTTCAGCGCAAGCCTATGTACAAGCACACATTCCTGACACCCCCAACTAGGGGacccttttcttctccctggcCTTTCTGACCTCCTCTATCAAATCTTTCAGATACTGGATCTCCTTAGCTAAAGAATCTGCCCTCTCCTTCAGAGCCTCGTTCTTCTTTTCCAGTTCTTTACACTCACCAGTGAGGGCTTCCTGCTCTGCCCTCTTCTTCTGGCGGTACCTAGTGGCTGCTGTCTTGTTCTGctccatttttttcagtttcttatcTAGTTTCTCAACCTTTACTTTTGCGGTCTTCTCTCCAGGAGGGTCATAGGGTTTGGGGCGGGCAGAACCACAGAGGGAACCTGGAGACAGCAGGCTCCTATTTGGAGAGCCCCTGGAGGTAGAGGGGCTATGCTGGGGGGACCCAAGATAGGACTCAGGACTCATACAGATGCCACTGTCATTATCTGAGGGGGCATCTTCCTCCTTTATGCACTGAGGGATCACGGTAATGTAAGCAGTAGAATCTGACTTTCTATCTCCTTCAGAGATATCCACTTCACTGCCTAGCTCTAAACTAAAAGAATGATCTGGAGTGGAGGACAGGGCCCCTGGGGAGAGTGGAAGTGGTTGCAGAAAGGTAAAGGGGGCAATCTGGTCTGTTTTTGGTAAACTTTCTGGGAGATGGCCAATTGGGTTCACGATCTGAGGGGGCTCCTTATTAGTCTCCTGGACTAGGGGGTCAAAGAGATCACACGTGTCATCCAACGTGGCCAAAAGCTCATCTGGCATGGTTTCCAGGTCATCTATACTGAACAGAGTGTCAAAATCAAACTCCTTCAGATCCATTTTCTCCACCATCCAATCTGTCCCGGAGAAGGCATCCTCTGCAAAAGAGTCAAGAAGGAACCCGAGAGGTCAGACGCACACTTCAGCAACAGCCCGGAGACCAGACCCGGCGGCCAACGACCCCCACTCACCCTTGCCGTTGTCTGAGGCACTGACCAACCCATCCAAAGCCAGCCATTCGGAGGAGCCCGCCTTAGCCTTGTCGCTGGAGAACCCATGAGGTTTGAAGTGCTTGGCCACCTCCAGGTAGTCGTCTAAGAGACCTAGGCTTTCCTCAGCCCCCAAACCCGACTGGTCGAAGGGGGACATCAAGTCCCCCACCAACACCTCGCTGCTCAGGAAACTCATCTCGGCCATGTCGCGGGACTTTACTGGAATCGAGGAATGTGCTTAATTCGAAGGTGTCTTTGTCGGTTACAGCAACGCTGCTGCTGGATGCCGTGAAAAGCCTGAAACGGAAGCAGAAACCGAAACCCCTTCGACATCGGCCGGTCCGGGAAGCTCATCCCTTCCTCCCGGGGGCAGGACGGCCAGACTGGAACTCCACTCGGGAGCAGAGGCTCGGGGACACGTGGCCCCGGGGCCATGGCTTCCACCTTCCCCGCGGCCCCGTCGGGCCGCCCAAGATGGACGCCCTCGGGGCCGGGCCGCTCCTCCCCCCGCCGCCGGAGGAGG
Proteins encoded in this region:
- the ATF4 gene encoding cyclic AMP-dependent transcription factor ATF-4; the protein is MAEMSFLSSEVLVGDLMSPFDQSGLGAEESLGLLDDYLEVAKHFKPHGFSSDKAKAGSSEWLALDGLVSASDNGKEDAFSGTDWMVEKMDLKEFDFDTLFSIDDLETMPDELLATLDDTCDLFDPLVQETNKEPPQIVNPIGHLPESLPKTDQIAPFTFLQPLPLSPGALSSTPDHSFSLELGSEVDISEGDRKSDSTAYITVIPQCIKEEDAPSDNDSGICMSPESYLGSPQHSPSTSRGSPNRSLLSPGSLCGSARPKPYDPPGEKTAKVKVEKLDKKLKKMEQNKTAATRYRQKKRAEQEALTGECKELEKKNEALKERADSLAKEIQYLKDLIEEVRKAREKKRVP